Proteins found in one Asterias rubens chromosome 12, eAstRub1.3, whole genome shotgun sequence genomic segment:
- the LOC117297593 gene encoding mediator of RNA polymerase II transcription subunit 26-like isoform X1, producing the protein MPPTPSQIKEQLLKATDQDAKVTNMVSVLAAISCLENTQITKEALEETRLGKIVNDIRKNTLDSSLSTRCKKLVRIWSKQFVRGPAPSGTPSSTKQPSSTSQDDTTSRQPTPPTQGVTSKTPSGGKRTPKLKANTSTTPSSTSTVDKKKSENHKRRKVERSSPGALSSTGSTPSIPKKPRPAVNTTPTSNATKDNQQDLDKKNGMPVEKDASKTNLQSSKSAFAKVKPSDSKLSSSRTSSPALKAKGASSPGLSKLNAKTSKVLSKSPLTKPVLSAVNSSSSSKGSPFVVAASKASRSSPSVKAKQSTDSNCVDSSHEETDETRKDNEASKSDSALSRLQNKSPKQSVHKNLSDSNSSSATVKLRSPSPSISQQQTSFTIASSSVEYDTLRAGSQSSELDPFIPESSKTSFSMFDDDFDEEGDNHSDEKYSQMLSQIDTEKVLLSLAPSVESEPTTPGGNLPIEMTDETDGGVDEGEVCEEQEEEEEEVLPSKPVTVEDIQRIHQAEWDGVNGCYNNKREWFDWTQSLSNATIDDEALHILPYICLD; encoded by the exons gTTACTAACATGGTTAGTGTGTTGGCAGCAATTTCATGTCTTGAGAACACCCAGATTACCAAAGAAGCTCTTGAG GAAACCCGTCTCGGTAAGATCGTCAATGATATTCGCAAGAACACGTTGGACAGTTCACTTTCCACCCGATGCAAGAAGTTGGTACGTATCTGGAGTAAGCAGTTTGTGCGTGGACCAGCCCCTTCAGGAACACCCAGTAGCACCAAGCAGCCTAGCAGCACTTCTCAAGATGACACAACGAGCCGGCAACCCACTCCACCTACCCAAGGTGTTACCTCAAAAACACCCTCAGGGGGTAAACGAACTCCTAAGCTCAAAGCCAACACATCCACCACCCCGTCATCAACGTCTACagtggacaaaaaaaaatcagaaaaccaCAAGCGGAGGAAGGTTGAAAGAAGTTCCCCGGGAGCTCTATCGTCTACAGGGTCAACACCGAGTATCCCTAAGAAACCACGACCGGCAGTTAATACTACACCCACCTCGAATGCAACCAAAGATAACCAACAAGATCTGGACAAAAAAAATGGTATGCCAGTTGAAAAGGATGCAAGTAAAACCAATCTTCAAAGTTCTAAATCAGCTTTTGCCAAGGTGAAACCGTCAGATTCAAAATTGTCATCGTCAAGAACTAGTTCTCCGGCTTTGAAAGCCAAGGGAGCATCATCACCGGGTCTTAGTAAATTGAACGCAAAGACTAGCAAGGTGCTTTCAAAGTCTCCTTTAACTAAGCCAGTGTTAAGTGCAGTtaatagtagtagtagtagcaaAGGTTCTCCATTTGTTGTTGCAGCTTCTAAAGCAAGTAGGTCATCTCCGTCAGTGAAGGCAAAACAATCAACTGATTCTAATTGTGTAGATTCCAGTCATGAGGAGACGGATGAAACTAGAAAAGACAATGAGGCGTCAAAGAGTGACTCGGCATTAAGTCGACTACAAAACAAATCTCCAAAACAAAGTGTACATAAAAATCTTTCAGATTCTAATTCTAGTTCGGCGACGGTGAAGTTACGGTCGCCCTCACCGAGCATatcacaacaacaaacaagttttacaaTAGCCAGTTCATCAGTTGAGTACGACACTTTACGAGCGGGATCTCAGTCCAGTGAATTAGATCCTTTTATACCAGAATCATCGAAGACTTCCTTCTCGATGTTTGATGATGATTTTGATGAAGAAGGCGATAATCACAGCGATGAGAAATATAGCCAAATGTTATCCCAAATTGACACGGAGAAGGTTCTATTGAGTTTAGCACCATCTGTTGAAAGTGAGCCGACGACACCTGGAGGGAATCTTCCCATTGAAATGACTGATGAGACTGATGGTGGAGTAGATGAGGGGGAAGTTTGTGAGGAgcaagaggaggaggaggaggaggtaCTACCGTCCAAACCAGTTACAGTGGAAGACATCCAAAGAATCCATCAAGCAGAATGGGATGGAGTCAATGGTTGCTATAACAACAAAAGGGAATGGTTTGATTGGACGCAGTCCTTATCTAATGCTACCATAGATGACGAGGCCTTGCATATTTTACCATATATTTGCCTAGATTAG
- the LOC117297593 gene encoding mediator of RNA polymerase II transcription subunit 26-like isoform X2: protein MVSVLAAISCLENTQITKEALEETRLGKIVNDIRKNTLDSSLSTRCKKLVRIWSKQFVRGPAPSGTPSSTKQPSSTSQDDTTSRQPTPPTQGVTSKTPSGGKRTPKLKANTSTTPSSTSTVDKKKSENHKRRKVERSSPGALSSTGSTPSIPKKPRPAVNTTPTSNATKDNQQDLDKKNGMPVEKDASKTNLQSSKSAFAKVKPSDSKLSSSRTSSPALKAKGASSPGLSKLNAKTSKVLSKSPLTKPVLSAVNSSSSSKGSPFVVAASKASRSSPSVKAKQSTDSNCVDSSHEETDETRKDNEASKSDSALSRLQNKSPKQSVHKNLSDSNSSSATVKLRSPSPSISQQQTSFTIASSSVEYDTLRAGSQSSELDPFIPESSKTSFSMFDDDFDEEGDNHSDEKYSQMLSQIDTEKVLLSLAPSVESEPTTPGGNLPIEMTDETDGGVDEGEVCEEQEEEEEEVLPSKPVTVEDIQRIHQAEWDGVNGCYNNKREWFDWTQSLSNATIDDEALHILPYICLD from the exons ATGGTTAGTGTGTTGGCAGCAATTTCATGTCTTGAGAACACCCAGATTACCAAAGAAGCTCTTGAG GAAACCCGTCTCGGTAAGATCGTCAATGATATTCGCAAGAACACGTTGGACAGTTCACTTTCCACCCGATGCAAGAAGTTGGTACGTATCTGGAGTAAGCAGTTTGTGCGTGGACCAGCCCCTTCAGGAACACCCAGTAGCACCAAGCAGCCTAGCAGCACTTCTCAAGATGACACAACGAGCCGGCAACCCACTCCACCTACCCAAGGTGTTACCTCAAAAACACCCTCAGGGGGTAAACGAACTCCTAAGCTCAAAGCCAACACATCCACCACCCCGTCATCAACGTCTACagtggacaaaaaaaaatcagaaaaccaCAAGCGGAGGAAGGTTGAAAGAAGTTCCCCGGGAGCTCTATCGTCTACAGGGTCAACACCGAGTATCCCTAAGAAACCACGACCGGCAGTTAATACTACACCCACCTCGAATGCAACCAAAGATAACCAACAAGATCTGGACAAAAAAAATGGTATGCCAGTTGAAAAGGATGCAAGTAAAACCAATCTTCAAAGTTCTAAATCAGCTTTTGCCAAGGTGAAACCGTCAGATTCAAAATTGTCATCGTCAAGAACTAGTTCTCCGGCTTTGAAAGCCAAGGGAGCATCATCACCGGGTCTTAGTAAATTGAACGCAAAGACTAGCAAGGTGCTTTCAAAGTCTCCTTTAACTAAGCCAGTGTTAAGTGCAGTtaatagtagtagtagtagcaaAGGTTCTCCATTTGTTGTTGCAGCTTCTAAAGCAAGTAGGTCATCTCCGTCAGTGAAGGCAAAACAATCAACTGATTCTAATTGTGTAGATTCCAGTCATGAGGAGACGGATGAAACTAGAAAAGACAATGAGGCGTCAAAGAGTGACTCGGCATTAAGTCGACTACAAAACAAATCTCCAAAACAAAGTGTACATAAAAATCTTTCAGATTCTAATTCTAGTTCGGCGACGGTGAAGTTACGGTCGCCCTCACCGAGCATatcacaacaacaaacaagttttacaaTAGCCAGTTCATCAGTTGAGTACGACACTTTACGAGCGGGATCTCAGTCCAGTGAATTAGATCCTTTTATACCAGAATCATCGAAGACTTCCTTCTCGATGTTTGATGATGATTTTGATGAAGAAGGCGATAATCACAGCGATGAGAAATATAGCCAAATGTTATCCCAAATTGACACGGAGAAGGTTCTATTGAGTTTAGCACCATCTGTTGAAAGTGAGCCGACGACACCTGGAGGGAATCTTCCCATTGAAATGACTGATGAGACTGATGGTGGAGTAGATGAGGGGGAAGTTTGTGAGGAgcaagaggaggaggaggaggaggtaCTACCGTCCAAACCAGTTACAGTGGAAGACATCCAAAGAATCCATCAAGCAGAATGGGATGGAGTCAATGGTTGCTATAACAACAAAAGGGAATGGTTTGATTGGACGCAGTCCTTATCTAATGCTACCATAGATGACGAGGCCTTGCATATTTTACCATATATTTGCCTAGATTAG